The Halotia branconii CENA392 region GCTTTTAGGCTCTTGTTTTCCTTTAATAAATTAAGAGGTACTGAGTCAGTAACTGAGTCTAATAAGCTAGGGGTTAATTGGATGGTTTGCTTAATTAGACCTCTTTGGGAATCCCACAGGTTAACTTCGCCGCTTTCTGATGCACTAGCGAAGTTCAGACCGTCTGGACTAACAGTAATAGCTTTGATGGCAGCATTTTGGGCGCTTCGGAGGGTCGAAACTAGAACACCACTATTTACATTCCATTGGTAGATATTGTTGTCATCACCCCCAGCAATCACAATTGTTCCGCCACGGTTGAAAGCAACTGTTCTCAATGCTTTAGTAGCTTTGCTGAAAACTTTTAACTGTCTACCTTCAATTACATCCCACAGTCTAACTGTGGCATCCTCGCTGACACTGGCTAGCTGATTGGTATTCTTGGGGTTAGGATTAAAGGCGATCGCTGTTACTCTATTCGCATGACCAAGCAGAACTTTTAGCAACTTACCTTCTTTAAGATTCCATACATAGATTCGACCTTGGTCATCTCCACTAGCTAAGAGGGTGCTATCGCTATTGAAGGCGACGCTATTGACGAAACGCTCGTGTCCCTCAAAAAACCTAACTAGTTTGTTGGTTGTTGAGTCCCATACAGCTACTTTGAGGTCTTCTCCGGAACTAGCTATGAACTTGCCATCTGGACTGGTAGCAAGTGTCCTTGGCGGGTTCTCAGATGCTTGGAGGATAGCCTCTTGTTTGCCGCTAGCTATGTCCCAACGCCGCACTACGGTGTCTTTGCCGACGCTAGCCAGTTTGCCATCTGCGGTATAAGCAAGCCCAGCGATCGCAGCACCTGTTCCGCTCTTGATCGTTCGGACTACCTTTCCACTCTTGACATCTAGCAAGGCGATTTCGCCTTTTGCAGTTCCACTGGCGAGGGTCTCTCCTTTAGGGCTAAAAGTAGCCGTAGTGACTTTAACAGAATTTTTTGAAACCTCTTGAGCTGGTGTATATCCTTCTATTTGACCTAAGAAGAGTATGAGTAATATCGTGCAGCAAAATAACGTTAGGTATCTAAAACTTCGACTCATTGTTTCATAATCCTCAGTTTATAATCCTTAACAAAATTGTGATTTCCTAAAAGACAGCCTTCTATGATCTAGATCAACATTTTTAAAATCATTCATTCCGCAGGTTAACGCGACAATTTTGGGATTTTTCATCAATCATTTAAAATCTGTTTTTTAGGCATTCAAAGATGATAAGAAACGCTAAATATGTGTCTTCATTGGGTTTAAGACATTTAGCATGATTTTTGTTTTGATGACATAACTCGCGGAATGATTTAGTATCTTGAGTTTTTCACCACTCAAAAACCTATTTTGGAGAATCCTTATTTTCGGGATGTTCTCAAATAGTCTTTCGTCAGAGGTAAAAATTTAGTGATCCTAAAATGCTTATCTGTCATTAGGCTGAAATCATCACAGATAAAATAAAACCTGATGAATCAAGGTTTTAAATATTTGACCTGTTTCCAGATAACTAAATTATTGATATGTCTATTGAAAATCAAAATCCCTGACCAATCAAATAGAACTTACCCAGCACAGCAGGATATTCCTGAGAGTGAAAGGTAGCTCAGACGCTTAATACTAGGCATTTCTGATGAACAATAAAGAGAAAATTTCTTATCAATAAGATCTTATCCTTTAAGAGGTCAAAGGACGTATAAGCCTTTGTTAGTAGGACTTAAAACGTTTGATTAGCTCTTGAAATTGTGAGGGTAAATAGTGCGTAACTTGATAATAGGGAACAATAGCAAAGAGATAATTTCGTCAAAGGAATTTTTCTTCGCTGTTGACAATGTGAAAACATTTTATACCCTAGTATTGAGTATATTTTCTTTCTAGCTAAATATGCTTAAAGATTTGGTAAATTTTTCAATTAGCCTTCAAATAAGGACTTCTCAGACAAATATCAATTAAGATGACTGACTATTATGCACTTAGTAATATCATTACATCTTTGATGGTGTGTATACAATTGCAAACATTTTCATACTTTGTTTTTGAATATATCACTTGCTATATCTGATTGTTAAAAAAATTCAAAAACTGTAAAGCAAAAAAGACCTCGTTACATTAACGCACAATCTTTAAACTCTATCTAAAGACATAAATTAAGTATTGATTAGTAAAAAAAATGTCACCTAATTTTTAACTTGGAATTTAGGTTTTATCTTAGTCCTTGACCGTCCATCAGCAATTACGGGTATTTCCACGCTATAAAAATAATAATGAAGATTAAAAAGAAACGAAATGCCCTGCGCCAATCACTGGCAGTTTTCCGTTATAGCGGACGGGCTATAGGCTTGGTGTGGAATACTAGCCGCTTTTTGACAATTATCTTAGCTACTTTGACTTTAGCGGCTGGTTTGTTACCAGCAGCGATCGCCTACCTTGGTAAGCTAATTGTGGATGCGGTAGTTTTGGCTTCTCAATCAGATGGCGGTAGTTTTGTCAATATTTCTCGCCCATTATTATATGTAGGATTAGAAGCGATCGCAGTTGCTTTATTAGCAGGTTGTCAGCGAGGACTCTCCATTTGTCAATCACTATTGCGGGTGCTACTAGGTCAAAAAGTCAATGTACTTATTTTAGAAAAAGCTTTGACGCTTGACCTTAGACAGTTTGAAGATTCAGAATTTTATGACAAATTGACCAATGCTCGACGAGAAGCATCAGTTCGCCCCCTTTCTTTGGTAACTCGCACCTTCGGATTGGTGCAAAGTGGGCTTTCCCTGATTACCTACGGCGCTTTGCTGGTGAACTTTTCAGTTTGGGCAGTAATCGTGTTGATTCTAGCAGCGATGCCTGCATTTATTGCAGAAACCAAGTTTGCCGGGCAAGCCTTTCGCCTATTTAGTTGGCGTGCGCCCGAAACCCGCCAACAGCACTATATAGAAAACCTCTTAGCTAGAGAAGACTTTGCTACAGAAGTCAAACTCTATCAGTTAGGAGAAATGTTATTAAGCCGTTACCACAATATTTTTAATCAACTTTATGGCGAAGACCGCAACTTGACTCTGCGGCGGGGATTGTGGGGATATCTGTTGAGTTTAGTGAGTACTGCTGCTTTTTACATAGCTTACGCTTGGATAGTTGTAGAAACTGTCTTAGGTAGAATCTCCTTAGGAGATATGACAATGTATCTCATCGTCTTTCGCCAAGGACAGTCTACTTTCTCCAGTGCCTTGACTTCGATTGGGGGAATGTATGAAGACAATCTTTATCTTTCAAATCTCTACGACTTTTTAGAAGAAGAAGTCCCACAGCCTTGGGGTCAAGCAACTATTGGTATCAATCCCCAAGATGGTATCCGCTTTGAGAATGTGTCGTTTACCTATCCAGGTAGTTCTAGACCTGCATTGAGAAACATTTCCCTACATCTCAAACCAGGAGAAAAACTAGCAATTGTAGGTGAGAATGGTTCCGGCAAGACAACCTTAATCAAACTACTTACCCGACTTTACACCCCAGACTCAGGACGGATTTTTTTAGATGGTTTGGACTTGCAAGAATGGGATGTGGATGTACTGCGCCGTCGGATTGGGGTAATTTTTCAGAACTTTGTCCGCTATCAATTCACCGTGGGAGAGAATATCGGCATCGGCGATGTAGAACACATAGAAGATCAAATCCGTTGGCAAAATGCAGCTCAAAAAGGCATGGCTCAACCTTTCATAGAACAATTGCCTGAAGATTTCCGCACACAGCTTGGTCGTTGGTTCAAGGGAGGACAAGAACTTTCTGGAGGACAATGGCAAAAAATCGCCTTAGCTCGTGCTTTTATGCGAAATCGGGCAGATATTCTGGTTTTAGATGAACCAACATCAGCAATGGATGCTCAAGCTGAGTTTGATATTTTTAATCATTTTCGCTCCCTGACTCAAGAACAGATGGTGTTCTTGATTTCTCACCGCTTCTCAACGGTACGGATGGCTGACAAAATCGCAGTGATAGAAAACGGAGAAGTTGTAGAACAAGGGACTCATGAGGAGTTGTTAAAAAATCAGGGACGTTATGCCAAGCTGTTTTTATTACAAGCGGCGGGTTATAAATAATTGGGAATGGGGCATGGGGCATGGGGCATTGGGCAGGGAAAATGGGAAGAAAGATTTTTATTTTGTCTTGCGAATGCTATTTCATGGGTATCTGTTGCACCTTTGAACTTGAAAGTTGAAGCTTTGAACTTAGAAGTTGCACCTCTGAACTCGAAAGTTGAGACTTTGAACTCGGAAGTTGCACCTCTGAACTCGGAAGTTGCACCTCTGAACTCGGAAGTTGAGACTTTGAACTCGGAAATTGCACCTCTGAACTCGGAAGTTGCACCTCTGAACTCGAAAGTTGAAGCTTTGAACTTAGAAGTTGCACCTCTGAACTTGAAAGTTGAGGCTTTGAACTCGAAAGTTGCACCTCTGAACTTGGAAGTCGAGGGTTTATACCATTTCACAAAATATTTGAAACAGATGATTGGTATTTAATTAGGACTTACGTAAGAACTTTCTGAAATCCTCTTAACTACCCTGCGGGAAGCCGCAAAGCGTCTACGTGTCCTTTGTCTTGAAAAGTTTGTTACGGAGGGAAACCCTCCTGACAACTTTTCGCTGTATCTTTGTGGTTAGTTTTTCCATGATTTTGCATAAGTCCTGTCAAATTTAGGAGTGTCTACTGTGAAATTGATTTCTGAACCATCAATTCCTGTAAAAATCCAAAGGATGAAGGAAAGAGTGCGGTGGAAACATCCGAGTTTTGGACAACGGGGAATTGATCAAACCAGCATGGTTATTGATGATGGTAAGGATGATAATCCTGATTTTTCATTTATGGTTATCGGTGACAGTGGCACAAAATCTCATTACGGACATCATCCTCAACGAAAAGTCACTGAACTGATGCTTCCCCACAAAGATGATTGCCGTTTTGTGCTGCATACTGGGGATGTGATTTATGTGGTGGGTTCCCGTGAGTATTATCAAAGCAATTTTATTGAACCTTACCGAGAGTTTCTAGTAGGTGGCGAAAACCCCAAGAATATTTCTTATGACCGGATGGTGTTTAATTTACCGTTTCTGCCAGTGCTAGGCAATCATGATTATTATGATGTGCCTTTGATGTATCGTCTATTAACAGGCAGCACGTTACGGTTACGTCGTCAACTGCGTTACAAAGATTTTGAGATTGGTTGGCATGGATCAAATCAAGGTGATGCTTACTCACGAGCATTTCTTGATTATTTAGCTGCAATGTCTTCACCAGAAGATTTACAACGTCATTTAGATCAAAATTATACGGCTAAAACTGACAATGGGCGCTGTTTGAATTATCAACCGGGACAGTTCACTCGTTTACCTAACCGCTATTACACTTTTCGTTACGGTGGTATTGATTTTTTCGCTTTAGATTCCAATACCTTTAATGCACCATCACCTTTACCTGCAACTCAAGAAGGGGAAATTTATCGTCAAGAATTGCAAAAGCGTCGTCAAGAAATAGATCAAGAAGAAATACAGATTTTAGCATTAAGCGATCGCCTTAATCCCGATAACCCAGCTGAAGCTGAAAAACTTGATGAACTCAGCGCCAAATTAGATCAAATCAACGAAATCAAAATCGACATTGAAAAACAATTAAAGTCCGATACCACAACCGCGATTGATTTTGAACAACTTGATTGGCTGCGAACTCGACTCATCGAATCTTGGAACACAACGCAAGTTCGCGGCAGAATCATTTATTTTCATCATCCTCCCTACGTCACAGAAGCAACGAAGTGGAAACAAGCCCAAACTCTAGCGGTTCGTCATCGCTTGCGTTGGGTTTTAGAACAAGTGGCAGAAACTCTAGGTTCTTTAATCAAAGAACGTCCCATAGTTGATTTAATTTTCAACGGTCACGCCCATTGCTTAGAATATCTGCATACAGTTGATACAGGATACGCTGATTCACACATCAACTACATTATTTCTGGTGGTAGTGGTCATCGTCCCCGTCGTCAGCGTCCAGAGGGAACTGAATTATGGGAAAGTTTTACTAATATTTCTGGTAGTCCTACGCGTAAAGTTGCGGATTCATTATTATTTGTGGGACGCAATGGCTATGGACTTCAACAGCGATTACCTTACTCTTGTGTGCGGATTGATGTTCAAGCTGGTTCCCCACCCAAGTTTACCGTAAGACCATTGGTAGCTGAGCGTGTTGGTCAAAAATGGTGCGATCGCTCCTTGGAACCATTTGTAATTTAAATAATAGTTTACTTTATAGCGCGAACAAAGAACTTTGTGGTATCTTCCCAAACTCCTTGATCGGTTGTCAATTCTTCAATTTCTGTAATGTACTCAACTTGCAATTGATTTAATTGTTCTAGCGATAATTGTGCTAACAGTTCATTACCTTTAAAACTCATATTGATTTCTCTCCAAGATAATTTTTTATCTTTCAAATGGCGGTAACGTCCTGATGGTTCAATTTTAATGTCAATATCTCTAAAACCTGCTTGCTCTAGCAGATGATGACATTTTTCTGGAGTTCCTGGTACTTCCAAAATATGTTGTACTGATGTACCCAATACTTTAGTGTAGATGTTCTGATAAACAGTTGCTAAATAAGCAGTTTCTGGAGGAAAAGTAAATGCCACAAATCCTCCTGTTTTTAAGAAGTTATACCACTTTTGCAAAATAGCAGGGATATCAGGAAAAAGTACAATCGCTTCACAGCAAAAGATAACATCAAAACTTCCATCATTAAAGTTAAAAGATTCGGCATCTGCTTGAATCAACTCGATATTTTGTAATTGTGCTGCTACAATCTTTTGTTTTGCTTGATGCAACATTCCAGGGGTCATGTCAATTCCAATCACATAACCTTCTGAACCAGCTTTTTCAGCTGCGGGAATCGCCACTAAACCTGTACCAGTGGCCACATCTAAGATTTTCTGTCCTTGCTGAAGCGGAACAAATTCCAGTAAAATTTTAGCTTCTAGAGGATGACGAGTACCTTCCTCATAGTCATAAGTAGTTCTACTACCATAAAGTTCTCTTAGTTGTTGCTTATAACCTTCTATATTATTCATAATCAAATGTCAAATTTTTTACATTTTATAGTAACTCTTCTGCTGATGTTAAGTTGTTCGTTGTTGAATCCAACTTATACAGCACAAGCAAACTCTTCACCAAATACTGTATACGAACAACGGACTATTCACAGTCTTGATGGTATTGGTAAATATTATATGGGTCGAGAAATTGCCCAAGTTATGGGACATACAGGCGCTGGCTGGTTAGAAAGATCCAGGAGAGAAACAGAAGAACAACCTAGTAAGGTGATAACTGCAATCAACTTACAACCAAATTACGTAGTAGCAGATATTGGTGCTGGTACAGGTTACTTTAGTTTTCGTATTGCGCCATTATTAACAGCAGGAAAGGTGTTTGCTGTGGATATTCAACCAGAAATGATAGATATCATTGAGTTTTTTAAAAAAGAGAAAAACATCTCCAATGTTGAACCTGTTTTAGCAACTGTTACTAATCCCAATCTGCCAGATGAAAGTGTAGATTTAGCGTTAATGGTCGATGCTTATCATGAATTTGAGTATCCCCAAGAAGTTATGCAAGGAATTGTCAAAGCCCTGAAACCAGGTGGTAGAGTAGTGCTGGTTGAATACCGGGGCGAAAACCCCTTCATCATGATTAAACGTCTGCACAAAATGACTCAAAAGCAAGCACGTAAAGAAATGCAAGCTGTTGGTTTAGTTTGGCGTGAAACCAAAAATTTGTTACCCCAGCAGCATTTAATGGTGTTTGAAAAACTAACTTAAGATGTTGGCAAAACCAAACTAGCATTTTTAGTTGTGCTATCCCAAACTATCCAACTACAAGAACTGTCTACATCAGTTGGATTATTGGTGACTTTAAAATACAACTTTTCTGCACCTTTGGGTTCGATCGCAAAGTCAGCATTTTGAGCGTAAACAACTTTAAAACCTTTGTCTCGCAAACAATACATTGCCCACGCTTTCAATGATTGTTTATGTGGTTCGTGGGGAATTGGTGGTTTTGTAATTGTTTGTTCAATAACCTGATATATTTGCATTGATTTTTTAATTTCAGTAAATACTTTTGGTTTTCATTATTTATTTTATACAAATTTAGAGGTTATACCATTTCACGAAATTATAGTAGCTTTGCTTTTTTCAATCAACTCATCTAGCGATCGCACTCTAAAAGTTTAGTTTAGGCTAGTTCGCAAGCAATGCGATCGCTGAATTAGAGATAATATTTATATGATTAAGTAATTCTCTATCATCTATGACTCAAGCCATACCCAAGCTAGTAACCTTTGAGGAATTTGTCGATTGGCTGCCTGAAAACGTCGGAGTACGCTACGAACTGCATAATGGAAGTATTGTGAAAATGGCACAACCAGTAGGAGACCACGAAGAAGTTAAAAGCTTTCTAGGTGTCGAAATTCCTGTTGAAATTAAACGTCTAGGATTGCCCTACGGTATCCCTAACCAAGTTATAGTTAGACCTCCTGAAAAAGATTCTGGTTATTTTCCAGATGTGTTGGTGCTAAATCGGGCAAATCTGGCAAATGAACCATTGTGGAAAAAAGAATCTACCCTAAGTTTGGGTGCATCAATACCTTTAATTATCGAAGTAGTATCAACTAACTGGCGGGACGATTACTATATAAAATACGCTGACTATGAAGAGATGGGTATCCCCGAATACTGGATTGTCGATTACGCTGCCTTGGGTGGACGCAATTTTATTGGCAACCCCAAACAACCGACAATCTCTGTCTGTAACTTGGTTGATGGAGAATATCAGATAAATAAGTTTCGAGATAGCGAGATCATTATCTCCCAAGCTTTTCCCCAATTGCAGCTCACGCCAACCCAGATTTTTCAAGCTGGTTTGGTGTAGCGTTTAATTCGTAATTCGTAATTCGTAATTTTTATACTGCTAATACTTTATTGATTTGAAATTGGTGTTTTATCCACAAAGCGATCGCCTAATTAATGCAAAAATAACTATATAATCTGGCATTTGCAGGTTTTTAAGCTTAACTAACAGCGGCTTCTAATAATTTAATTGTCCCAGTGTCAGCATCAATTTCAACTTCTACACCAACTGGTACGGTAAATTTATTTTGAATATGACCAATCATCGAACCATACCAGCCAGGAATGCTCAAAGGCAATATGTGGTCTTGTAATACTTGCATTAAAGTAAATGATGGTTCATCCCCTAGACTACAATCAGTGCATTGTCCAAAGATAAAACCAGCAATTTGGTTAAGTATACCGGCATTTTTTAACTGAGTCAGCATTCGGTCAATTCGATAAACATCTTCGTTTACGTCTTCTATAAACAAAATGCTTTTGTACCAAGAAGGTAAATAAGGTGAACCTACCATCGCCGATAACACCGACAAGTTACCACCCATAAGTTTACCTTTCGCCTTTCCTGGTGCTATTGTCTGCACTTGCACATCGCTAGGCTGGAAAGTTGCCATTGTTACAGCTTCGCCATGAAAGAGAATGCGCTTGAGGTAATCTGTAGTAAAAGTATTCCAGGTAGAGATGGCATTGGGGCCGTGAAAAGTCATCACCCGACTACGAGCATAAATTGCTAGTACCAAGGCAGTAACATCACTGTAGCCAATGATAATTTTGGGATGAGAGCGAATTAAGGTGTAATTCAGTAACGGTAACAGGCGATTACATCCCCAACCACCACGCATAGTCATTATCGCTTTCACGGAGCGATCGCTAAACATACTATTTATATCTTGAGCGCGATCGGCATCTTTACCTGCTAAATAACCATAACGGTCTGCAATATGCGCCCCAAGTTTGACTTTTAATCCTAATTTTGTAATTGATTGCTTCGCTGTTGCAATATCTTCTAAATCAACGATACCCGCTGGGGCAATCAATCCTACAGTATCACCAACTTGCAAACGGGGCGGTTTAAGAATGATATTGGGCGATAATTGCTGTTCTTGAGCAGCAAGTGGTGAAATTTGGGTAGCTAAGGTAGCTAATCCGCAGGTGGTAATAAATTGTCGGCGCTTCATCTTCATGATGAAAGTTTAGCCTCACATTTGCGACATTTCTATCTCAAGACTCGATAATCTATCTCAGAAGAAGTATGCTGCTGTTCTATTGAGCGATACAGTTAAAAAGAAAGATTTCCAGGAGGTAACAGTGGCGCGTAAACGTTTGATTATCGAGATGGGGATGGGAATAGATCAGCATGGACAAGAGCCAACTGTAGCAGCAGCCAGAGCTGTACGTAACGCGATCGCTCACAATGCTTTACTCGGTGTTTGGGAAGTCGCTGGTTTAAGTAATCCTGATGAGATGATTGTCGAAGTTAAAATAGCAGTGCCCTATCCAGAACAAGTCAGAGAAGCAGAAGTATTAGCTGTATTACCATTTGGTAAAAAAAGCCTCAGCGTAGAATTTGGAGGAATGGTAGTGCAAGGACGAGCGATCGCCTCTCTCAATGATAAAAATGATGAAATGTTGATTGCGATCGCAGCGGTTACAGTTTTGGTTGAAAATTAACTCTTAACTTTGGCAAAATTTAGCTCTTGGGACTGAAAGTTTCTGCAAAATCTCTATCTAATTCTTTTTTAGATAAGATCAGGACAGGCAAATTCAGATAATCGCTACCTAGAGCAGATTTATGACATTAGAAATCCAGAGAACACCGACTTCTACTTTAGAGATAACCGAAGAAAAGCAAGAATTTAATTGGAGACAATGTTGGTATCCTGTCTGTTTTGTACAAGACTTACCAAAAAACGTTCCTTACAGTTTTTCTTTATACGATGAACCTTTTGTTTTATTTACAAACAAAGATGGACAATTAATTTGTTTAACAGATCGTTGTTCTCACCGTGCGGCTAGACTCTCTGACGGACAAATTATTGATGGCAAAATTGAATGTTCATATCATGGTTGGCAGTTTGGTCAAAATGGTGAATGTTTACATATTCCTCAGTTGCCTGCGGATGCAAAAATTCCCGCTAGTGCTTGTATAGAGTCATTTCAAGTTGTAGAACATCAAGGCATCATTTGGATCTGGGCGCAAGCAAGTGAAGCTGGCAAAGAGGAACTTATCCCAACTTTAGCTGACTTAGAAAACCCGATATTTGTCAGCACAGATTACATGCGCGACCTTCCTTATGACCAAAGCTATTTTATAGAAAATATCATTGACCCAGCTCATGTTCCCATTAGTCATGATGGCATTATGGGAAGACGAGACGATGCCCAACCATTAGAAATGGAAGTCGTTGAAAGCTCAAACAAAGGGATTCGAGGCAGATATAAGTATACGCGAACACCGAATGCCTCTTGGAATTATTTAGATTTTATTGCTCCCAATTTAATTACTTATAAAATCAATATTGTCCAGAAAGGTTGGCAAGGAGGAGTGGCTTTATATTCCATTCCTTTAGGTAAAGATAGATGCCGAATTTTACTAAGAAATTATGGTAATTTCTTCACTTGGAAACTCAAGAACATGCCTCTTTGGCTAGACCATATTTTAGTAAGAAACAAAATCTTAGAAGGAGATTTACAACTTGTTGTGCAGCAAAAGGCTCAAGTTGAGCGCTTGGGAGAAAATCTCAAACAAGTCTATTTACCACTCAAAACCTCTGATACATTGGTAATTGAATACCGCAAATGGCTGGATAAATTTGGTTCATCTTTACCTTTTTATCAAGGCTATGCTTCAGCAAAAAACATAGATGGAGGTGAATTTAATACAAATTTGACACCTTTAGACAGATTTGCACAACATACGCAAATTTGTAATTCTTGCAATCAAGCTTATCAAACCACAAATAAACTGAAACAAACTTTTATCGGAGTAGCGATCGCTTTTGCAGCTATAGCCATATTAGTCGATGCTTATTACCTCAAAATAGCCACAGTCTCCGCTGCATTATTAGCAGTTGGTTTGGCAGTTTTTGCCCAGAAACTTAAAATTAAGTTTGAACGCTCTTATACTCGTCACTAATTTCATTAACATTAGCAAATGTCACAATTGAATATTATGAACACCCAAGAACAAAACTGGATAAATTTATTCGGTAATCATAGTCTTGAAGATATTGCTTGGTATGGAACATGGACTAAATATGCTCCCAATAAAAAAGTTATCAGTTCCTTTCAAGGTGTGAGAAAATTTCGTACTAATAAAGATAAAACCTTGATTGACCATACTAATACTTATACATACGCTGATGGCAGCACAGAAGAGAAAAACTGGCAACTTGAGAAGCAGACTTGTAACCAATCTGACGGTGTAATTCATGTCGCCGTACCTTCTATGAGGTCGCTATCTTTTGGTCAAGGTGCAAGTGCTTGGTTCAGCCAAACATGGGAAATGGGAAAAATGTTTGGAGCAGAGTTGTTTTTTCAACATGAAAATTGGCGAACTAGTGTTAGTACTATTTATGGAGAAAATGGCGATTTAGAAAGAATTACTCATATTCGAGAACATCTAGGTAGCTTCCCCATCGAATCTCCTGGTTTAGAAATAGAAGCAATTGATGGCAAGTGGACAGGAGAAAAAAAGTATATGACTCCTGATTTAATTATTTCGGATACCGAATTAATTGCAGAACTGATATTAGTTCCTATAAAAGGTATCAATAAAACTATATTTTTGCCTGATGGTGTAGTTGTAAATGCTCCAAAAAAATTGGAAAATAATCAAGAGTTTCAGATGACAACTGGCAAATTTGTGTCTCCAGAAATCTTTAAAAGATTTACAGTAAAATATAATCAATTGGGTAATTTTCAACAATTGATTTCTGAAACATTTCATCGTCAAGTTTAAAAACAAAATCTATAGAACTCCTATTTGATTTTTGAACACGATTTAGTACGTATCTACCCCTTCTTAACTGTTCCGTTCCCTGTTTCCTGTTCCCTGTTCCCTATCTACACAAATAAATTCACCGAATCAAATCGGATTACTATATTGTCTGAAAAATTCTAAAACCTATGTCTGAAAATCAGCCAATTCAGTATCCCCCTGTTGTAGAAAAAGTTGCCATCATTGGTGCTGGTCTTGGTGGTTTAGCAGTGGCGATCGCTTTACGAAAACAAGGTATTGATACCCAAGTTTACGAAAAAGCCCATTCTTTGCGACCAGTCGGCGCAGGATTGACGCTGTTTCCCAACGGCTTGAATAGTTTAGAGGCGATCGCTCCTGGGATAGTTGATTCTTTAAAACACGCAGCTAGCCAAACCCGCGTCACCAACTTTAAAAAAAACACCGGAGAGATGATTGCCCAAAACTCAATCACTCTTATGGAAAAATACGGGCAACCAATGTTAAACATTCGATGGTCACGTTTACAAG contains the following coding sequences:
- a CDS encoding Uma2 family endonuclease, translated to MTQAIPKLVTFEEFVDWLPENVGVRYELHNGSIVKMAQPVGDHEEVKSFLGVEIPVEIKRLGLPYGIPNQVIVRPPEKDSGYFPDVLVLNRANLANEPLWKKESTLSLGASIPLIIEVVSTNWRDDYYIKYADYEEMGIPEYWIVDYAALGGRNFIGNPKQPTISVCNLVDGEYQINKFRDSEIIISQAFPQLQLTPTQIFQAGLV
- a CDS encoding class I SAM-dependent methyltransferase is translated as MSNFLHFIVTLLLMLSCSLLNPTYTAQANSSPNTVYEQRTIHSLDGIGKYYMGREIAQVMGHTGAGWLERSRRETEEQPSKVITAINLQPNYVVADIGAGTGYFSFRIAPLLTAGKVFAVDIQPEMIDIIEFFKKEKNISNVEPVLATVTNPNLPDESVDLALMVDAYHEFEYPQEVMQGIVKALKPGGRVVLVEYRGENPFIMIKRLHKMTQKQARKEMQAVGLVWRETKNLLPQQHLMVFEKLT
- a CDS encoding metallophosphoesterase family protein, with translation MKLISEPSIPVKIQRMKERVRWKHPSFGQRGIDQTSMVIDDGKDDNPDFSFMVIGDSGTKSHYGHHPQRKVTELMLPHKDDCRFVLHTGDVIYVVGSREYYQSNFIEPYREFLVGGENPKNISYDRMVFNLPFLPVLGNHDYYDVPLMYRLLTGSTLRLRRQLRYKDFEIGWHGSNQGDAYSRAFLDYLAAMSSPEDLQRHLDQNYTAKTDNGRCLNYQPGQFTRLPNRYYTFRYGGIDFFALDSNTFNAPSPLPATQEGEIYRQELQKRRQEIDQEEIQILALSDRLNPDNPAEAEKLDELSAKLDQINEIKIDIEKQLKSDTTTAIDFEQLDWLRTRLIESWNTTQVRGRIIYFHHPPYVTEATKWKQAQTLAVRHRLRWVLEQVAETLGSLIKERPIVDLIFNGHAHCLEYLHTVDTGYADSHINYIISGGSGHRPRRQRPEGTELWESFTNISGSPTRKVADSLLFVGRNGYGLQQRLPYSCVRIDVQAGSPPKFTVRPLVAERVGQKWCDRSLEPFVI
- a CDS encoding ABC transporter ATP-binding protein, whose protein sequence is MKIKKKRNALRQSLAVFRYSGRAIGLVWNTSRFLTIILATLTLAAGLLPAAIAYLGKLIVDAVVLASQSDGGSFVNISRPLLYVGLEAIAVALLAGCQRGLSICQSLLRVLLGQKVNVLILEKALTLDLRQFEDSEFYDKLTNARREASVRPLSLVTRTFGLVQSGLSLITYGALLVNFSVWAVIVLILAAMPAFIAETKFAGQAFRLFSWRAPETRQQHYIENLLAREDFATEVKLYQLGEMLLSRYHNIFNQLYGEDRNLTLRRGLWGYLLSLVSTAAFYIAYAWIVVETVLGRISLGDMTMYLIVFRQGQSTFSSALTSIGGMYEDNLYLSNLYDFLEEEVPQPWGQATIGINPQDGIRFENVSFTYPGSSRPALRNISLHLKPGEKLAIVGENGSGKTTLIKLLTRLYTPDSGRIFLDGLDLQEWDVDVLRRRIGVIFQNFVRYQFTVGENIGIGDVEHIEDQIRWQNAAQKGMAQPFIEQLPEDFRTQLGRWFKGGQELSGGQWQKIALARAFMRNRADILVLDEPTSAMDAQAEFDIFNHFRSLTQEQMVFLISHRFSTVRMADKIAVIENGEVVEQGTHEELLKNQGRYAKLFLLQAAGYK
- a CDS encoding class I SAM-dependent methyltransferase, which produces MNNIEGYKQQLRELYGSRTTYDYEEGTRHPLEAKILLEFVPLQQGQKILDVATGTGLVAIPAAEKAGSEGYVIGIDMTPGMLHQAKQKIVAAQLQNIELIQADAESFNFNDGSFDVIFCCEAIVLFPDIPAILQKWYNFLKTGGFVAFTFPPETAYLATVYQNIYTKVLGTSVQHILEVPGTPEKCHHLLEQAGFRDIDIKIEPSGRYRHLKDKKLSWREINMSFKGNELLAQLSLEQLNQLQVEYITEIEELTTDQGVWEDTTKFFVRAIK
- a CDS encoding S66 peptidase family protein, whose translation is MKMKRRQFITTCGLATLATQISPLAAQEQQLSPNIILKPPRLQVGDTVGLIAPAGIVDLEDIATAKQSITKLGLKVKLGAHIADRYGYLAGKDADRAQDINSMFSDRSVKAIMTMRGGWGCNRLLPLLNYTLIRSHPKIIIGYSDVTALVLAIYARSRVMTFHGPNAISTWNTFTTDYLKRILFHGEAVTMATFQPSDVQVQTIAPGKAKGKLMGGNLSVLSAMVGSPYLPSWYKSILFIEDVNEDVYRIDRMLTQLKNAGILNQIAGFIFGQCTDCSLGDEPSFTLMQVLQDHILPLSIPGWYGSMIGHIQNKFTVPVGVEVEIDADTGTIKLLEAAVS